A window of Actinomadura rubteroloni contains these coding sequences:
- a CDS encoding DUF2630 family protein, whose translation MDDDQEILARIGGYVAEEQELRARHQRGELSNTEEQARMRRLEEELDQCWDLLRQRRARRDAGQNPGEAHSRPAGEVEGYLQ comes from the coding sequence ATGGACGACGACCAGGAGATCCTGGCCCGCATCGGCGGCTACGTCGCCGAGGAGCAGGAACTGCGCGCCCGGCATCAGCGGGGCGAACTGTCCAACACCGAGGAGCAGGCCCGCATGCGGCGGCTCGAAGAGGAGCTGGACCAGTGCTGGGACCTGCTGCGGCAGCGACGGGCGCGCCGGGACGCCGGGCAGAACCCGGGCGAGGCGCACTCGCGTCCCGCCGGGGAGGTCGAGGGCTACCTGCAGTGA
- the argS gene encoding arginine--tRNA ligase, whose translation MGEQVRSLADEVEAAVTAAMGAVLPAELAGQDPLVRRSDHADFQSNVALPLAKKTGRKPRDLAADLAAHLAGTWLESVEVSGPGFLNIAISDAGLLDRLAVRLADPRLGVPASQAGETVVLDYSGPNVAKEMHVGHLRSTLIGDALARVLGFLGADVVRQNHVGDWGTQFGMLIQYIVEHPERHWRGAELDEQATAVSALDELYRTARAEFDADPAFKERAQRRVVALQAGDPETVASWKEIVAESQKAFQQVYARLGVLLTPGDVKGESFYNPWLNDVVAELRGNGMLEESQGALVVFFDDIKGPDDAPAPLLVQKSDGGFGYAATDLATIRYSVDELKGTRLLYVVDARQAQHFDMIFKAARRAGWLPDGVEAVHVKNGTINGPDGRPFKTRAGGTVRLADLLDDALAQARRVIAERDAEQPGARDLSPAEQDEIARVASVGAVKYAELSTSRVKDYAFDVARMVSFSGQTGVYLQYTHTRIASILRRAGDAEARFDTALTLEPAEHALALHLDEFSAVLDAVAATLEPHRLAGHLFVLAKAFTEFYESCPVLKADDAIRANRLALCELTRATLARGLDLLGIAAPDRM comes from the coding sequence ATGGGCGAGCAGGTTCGGTCCCTGGCCGATGAGGTGGAGGCCGCCGTCACGGCGGCGATGGGCGCGGTGCTGCCCGCCGAACTGGCCGGGCAGGACCCGCTGGTGCGCCGCTCCGACCACGCCGACTTCCAGTCCAACGTGGCGCTGCCGCTGGCCAAGAAGACGGGCCGCAAGCCGCGCGACCTGGCCGCCGACCTCGCCGCGCACCTGGCCGGGACGTGGCTGGAGTCGGTCGAGGTGTCCGGTCCCGGCTTCCTCAACATCGCGATCTCCGACGCGGGCCTGCTGGACCGGCTCGCCGTCCGGCTGGCGGATCCGCGGCTCGGCGTGCCCGCGTCGCAGGCGGGCGAGACGGTCGTCCTGGACTACTCCGGACCGAACGTCGCCAAGGAGATGCACGTCGGGCACCTGCGGTCCACGCTGATCGGGGACGCCCTGGCCCGCGTGCTCGGCTTCCTCGGCGCGGACGTCGTCCGGCAGAACCACGTCGGCGACTGGGGCACCCAGTTCGGGATGCTGATCCAGTACATCGTGGAGCACCCCGAGCGGCACTGGCGCGGCGCCGAGCTGGACGAACAGGCCACCGCCGTGTCCGCGCTGGACGAGCTGTACCGGACGGCCCGCGCCGAGTTCGACGCCGACCCGGCGTTCAAGGAGCGCGCCCAGCGGCGCGTCGTGGCGCTCCAGGCCGGCGACCCGGAGACGGTCGCGTCCTGGAAGGAGATCGTCGCCGAGTCGCAGAAGGCGTTCCAGCAGGTCTACGCGCGGCTCGGCGTGCTGCTGACGCCCGGCGACGTCAAGGGCGAGTCCTTCTACAACCCCTGGCTGAACGACGTCGTCGCCGAACTGCGCGGCAACGGGATGCTGGAGGAGAGCCAGGGCGCTCTCGTCGTGTTCTTCGACGACATCAAGGGCCCGGACGACGCGCCCGCGCCGCTGCTCGTCCAGAAGAGCGACGGCGGGTTCGGCTACGCGGCCACCGACCTCGCGACCATCCGGTACAGCGTGGACGAGCTGAAGGGCACCCGGCTGCTTTACGTGGTCGACGCCCGGCAGGCGCAGCACTTCGACATGATCTTCAAGGCGGCGCGGCGGGCGGGCTGGCTGCCGGACGGCGTCGAGGCCGTCCACGTGAAGAACGGCACGATCAACGGCCCGGACGGGCGGCCGTTCAAGACCCGCGCGGGCGGGACCGTCCGCCTCGCGGACCTGCTGGACGACGCGCTCGCGCAGGCCCGCCGGGTCATCGCCGAGCGGGACGCCGAGCAGCCGGGCGCCCGGGACCTGAGCCCCGCCGAGCAGGACGAGATCGCCCGGGTGGCGAGCGTCGGCGCGGTGAAGTACGCCGAGCTGTCCACCTCGCGCGTCAAGGACTACGCGTTCGACGTCGCGCGGATGGTGTCGTTCAGCGGCCAGACGGGCGTGTACCTCCAGTACACCCACACCCGGATCGCGTCCATCCTGCGGCGGGCCGGCGACGCCGAGGCCCGGTTCGACACGGCGCTGACGCTGGAGCCCGCCGAGCACGCGCTGGCGCTGCACCTGGACGAGTTCAGCGCCGTCCTGGACGCGGTCGCCGCGACGCTGGAGCCGCACCGGCTGGCGGGCCACCTGTTCGTGCTGGCCAAGGCGTTCACCGAGTTCTACGAGTCGTGCCCGGTCCTGAAGGCCGACGACGCGATCCGCGCGAACCGGCTCGCGCTGTGCGAGCTGACCCGCGCCACCCTCGCGCGCGGCCTGGACCTGCTCGGCATCGCCGCACCCGACCGGATGTGA